The genomic interval cacctgccgcccctgaatcactccctcaaagtagctttttgatttattttaatttcattttattattttattatgttttttaccaggaacagggtaaatgaacgaAATATCTTTATTGGTGcaaacttaaatacaacagaaatgccacccgtccggcgaaaataacacaagacatcattatactcgaacaaggcgagcaatttttcttttatgaacaaggtgtaggaaaaaaagaataataatactgatgtaagctaaaaggtgtgaagcaatatacagtggagtgagggaaaaaccggTGTTTTGTGGTATACCGCATGAAaggaaggaggcgcgtgtccatgcgcctactccactgtgggttacaatgcAGAAAGTAGCGcggggggtctcagatgtcagcaggggaggCAGAAGTGCTGTCGGcatgtggcaccatccaactgagcgggggtgacgtaaagatcgcatgtaggtatttggcgaagaaggcgcggtagcgtggTCGGTGCTCGACGTCACTGTGGGCGATTTGTAAGTaccgccagaaatcaaggcgtgatttgtcgccgtcATTATACAAGTAGGTGATcgaccatcccttgacccatacaatcgtatgatttttggtggcggggacataagtattctcaggatggataaaagtccatggatcAATCGAGTTCGGCGGGACGCAGAGGTAACAGCCAACGAACTGTCGggtaagtttccagacgtcactggtggcaggtggcaaatggaacaaagtggagagtccttcagcccgatggcgtgaagacgatgatttgtggcgaatttttcatttgcgacttggtaccatgctgcccggacgttggagggaagaaaatgctggtggatgtgacgccaaaccgtgggccaccgcgttgacggatgtctcagttcgatattgttgctgataTGGAACGAAGGACTggagtgtaaaaatctttaggtcgaggagaacgtgtGGTCGGTAAGTgtatgtgagcataactgaagtcgacgatgaaatcagaaatgtgcgtcagttgGTGCTTGATGTGCCcggctggtactggtggtgttttaCACGTCTACACGCCTACTGGGTAAgagtttccagcaagctgcgcgcaagggaggtgcccccgtgccactgcttgtgcatggtggacatgtacaaggacgccacgcggagtcgcacattgacaaggccgaggccacccgctcgcaggggaagggtgagcgtgtcgtagcggaccttaaagagcgtaccggcagtAAgcaagtatccgaaggcagcctggaggctgcgaccaatagttgatggcagcgggaggccTGTGCAATGAGGACcaatctggacgccacatgttgattcagatattggacacgttgtaaagaatcgagtcgtcggagaagattttgtcgcaccgtcgtgcgcatagtttggagtgcacgccgaaaattgatggcagcggagcggcgcacggtggaggtgaaaatgataccaaggtatcgtagtttttgtacgcaggggagaggtgctaagtcgtcgtgtgagaggccgcgtccaatgggcatcgccgtggATTCAGCCACATTTATTTTACTGCCCGCTGCAATGCCGTACGTTGatttcaaatcaagtaccgtgtgtgtttcactccgtgagcggatcaagaggaggcggtcgtccgcatacgcacgacatcgaaaactgtgctgtcgcagagggagaccagaaacgtggctcgtcagactcccgacgagtggctccaggcttatggcatagagtagagtcgaaagtgggcagccttgcgtatggaacgccggatcgccactggtcccgccacacggccattaacctgaatcagcgactcGGCGGTGCCAAACAGGCACCGGATCatgtcgataaaggctggtggaaaacacAGTAggagtgtaaaaattttacagtctgcgttaagcagagtcaggggacggtaatgtgctgtcgtcacacctggtgtcggtttgtgcaTGGGTATAATAATgaccgtgacgaaggacggcggcacggcgttccccatcgtcagcagttcatgaaacatcgttgtccatcgtgacgccattagtgtgaagaaagcgcgataaaattctatcggcaatcggtcgacaccaggtgacttgttCAGAGcatcttttttgattgcatcgtggatttcgtcacgcgtaatgggctccatcagctcgtccgcttcgtcgctggtgagggtgcgagctacgtgtggtaacacagactcctcagcgtggttgttggtagtctcctcctggtacattgtgcggtagtggtcgacaaaggcactgacgatttcggcctggcaagtgacgtgctggccgcgacaggtggtgatctcggtgatgagttgttgtcgtcgatgtttcctatcggaggcgatgtgctgcatggtcggatgttcttgttccgccgaatcttgacgtCGGGTTCGCACCAGAGCCCTCTGCAGTCTACGGCGTGTCAGagttacaatttgcgccttaatcctgctgcgttccctctgggtgtcgggggttcacggttgggcgtccaggtcgcggagaacggcgtagaaatagtcggtagtgtgctggcgccacatagcaacttcctttccatattgAATCAAagcacgtcgaatggcaggtttggtacataccagccaccaggtcaaggtcgtgcagtgttTAGGTAAGCGAcgctcacaggtggcccatgtctcggtaacacgttgaagacattcggaatcatgaagatgggaggtgtttagcttccacggtgcaagaatgcgccagaccacttgcttggggaagagaatgttgcagatgtaggcacagtggtccgaaaaggccaggggccaaagttctgcaccttggactgcaggtgtgagttcccgagagacgtaaattctgtccaggcggctcgcggagtgactcgtctggtaagtatgtccaggcgcgtcgccgtgctgaacttccaaagtgtcgcggagcaacagatctcggacgacaagacgcagttcttgacaggtgttgtagtggggcacttgaacTTTAGggagcaagacacaattaaaatcaccccgaagcaagtaatggtcgcagcgtccaagaaacaaaggagcgatttcttctgaatagatgaGGGCCCTGTCGcgcctgcgggtggagcctgacggagcgtaaatgttgacgatacgcgtccccatgacggtgacggccatgcctctggcagatggaaggtacgtgatatcggccactggaatgccttctctggcgtagatggctacgccgcgtcccaggtggtcaccaggagaaggataagtgtcatatcccgcgacgtctggaagtgtggccaagtgtacttcctgtggtAGTGCGATGTCGACGTCCGACACCCATATCATCTGTCGcaacagttgaagtttcacgggtgagttaatggtgttagtgttgattgtCGCtaattcggtaggtttggagcggtACCCcaccgtgaaggggaactccaccggcggaggatgaagaggggcgcggcaacggcgagtcgtgccgtacgccacctgacggtgttatCAGCtcccgtctggggtaactctgtccccagcgtgtggtcggggtcctcatcgacgtcctcactccacaccattgaagaCGCTGTCGCTGTAATGGTCGtatgttccacttcggtcgtaggggcggaggacgtctcggcggcagtcgcaacggTGGAGTCTATTGGTtgaggagcacctgagcgagccagtagagtaggcatcgacacagccacagtcggcgtcatgttgtcgtcattcctaTCATCGTGTAGGTTCTCCAAGGCCTCGTCgagtcggacggcctctggagcatcagggggaggtgatccgtctcgttccgggaCCGTACGGCGCCTCCTGAGTGCCAtatgggcggaaagccgcgataacgtcttccgccggaagctcgaacgggagttcgaaaactcgtatggtgcgcattcctaagccggcatggtcgacagtgaccgctccgacattgccgtcggcgtggcaaaagcgtaatccgtgGTTGGtgccacgaagtattctttcacataccgcgtcattgacgactttgtcgtacacagtactgcttaatatggacaaatggatgccaaaGAAGTCCGACTACTAATAACTGTATAAATATAATAGAAAGCAGAAAAATAGAAAAACGAAAAGTAAATCCCACATCATTCGaccgaaaaaaaattattataattttgtgaCGACACATACAACCAGGAGAGAATTCATGACAATTTCTTTAGAATAGTTACATCTGCCAAAACATACATTAATTTTGGTATTACATGGAAATGAGCCAGCACGTCTTTATCTGTCAGTCGACACATATTAATAATTTCgtaatataataaatgaaaagaaagtcaTTATCGGTAACTGTTCACACAGTAATAATTTCCTATCTTGGTATGCAGACGGAAAAGCATAATCTGCCAGAGCCCACAAATTCGTCGTCGAGTTACAGTCTGTTTGGGTTTAGTGTCTTTATCGGTCGAATCACATAGACTACTAATACAAAATCTTGGTACACTCAAAGAAAGGATCTTCTGCTAGAGCCCACAAATTCGTCGTCGAGTTACAGTCTGTTTGGGTTTAGTGTCTTTATCGGTCGCATCACATAGACTACTAATACAAAATCTTGGTACACTCAAAGAAAGGATCTTCTGCCAGAGCCCACATATTCGTCGTCGAGTTACAGTCTGTTTGGGTTTAGTGTCTTTATCGGTCGCATCACATAGACTACTAATACAAAATCTTGGTACACTCAAAGAAAGGATCTTCTGCCAGAGGCCACAAATTCGTCGTCGAGTTACAGTCTGTTTGGGTTTAGTGACTTTATCGGTCGCATCACATAGACTACTAATACAAAATCTTGGTACACTCAAAGAAAGGATCTTCTGCCAGAGCCCACATATTCGTCATCGAGTTACAGTCTGTTTGGGTTTAGTGTCTTTATCGGTCGCATCACATAGACTACTAATACAAAATCTTGGTACACTCAAAGAAAGGATCTTCTGCCAGAGGCCACATATTCGCCGTCGAGTTACAGTCTGTTTGGGTTTAGTGACTTTATCGGTCGCATCACATAGACTATTAATACAAAATCTTGGTACACTCAAAGAAAGGATCTTCTGCCAGAGCCCACATATTCGTCGTCTAGTTACAGTCTATTTGAGGTTAGTGTCTTCATCGTTCACATAACGCAGACTTCTAATACATCATCTTGGTACATAGAAATGAATTATCTGCCAGTGCACACACAACTGACTTACAGAATTAATTGCGTTTTAGTTCATTTCTGGGTTAGAAGCTCGTTCTGTCGTACCACATACATTGACTATTATCAAAGACCGCGTCTAGGGGATCAGCATGATTTGTGAGAATGAAATTATGAATTTTCTTATCATGACACCTTCAGGCCGAAAGCAAATTTTTGTTCCAGCATAGTTGCTGTTTCATGCTATTGTGATTTTGATCTTaatacttcattattttgtttttttttattttagattagCGACCATTTTTAAAAGGAGTTAATAAAAGTCACCATCAAGTTTACCAACTCAGTTTCAGATTGAGAGATTTTTGGCACAAAGTAGGATTGATTGGATGTTAATGAATTATTGCTTTGAGTTCTTGATAGTGCTATCGTGCCTTCTATAGGATTTCTGGGAAACGAGCTGAAATCTAGTTCTGATGGGAGTATGTTTAGTTCACGGTCAGTTTTTGTTAAATCACTTACTGATATTGTTCTTTTCAGTGCGAAGTGGCGGTCACTTGTTAAATAGTTGTCCTGGTTGGTGAAACATGACAGTCCTGAATACGATTCCGTGCAGTAACACAATGGCGTCTTCAAAGCGTCGTGCTCCGAGGAGAAACGCTTGAGTTCTGGAAGTGATTTGTCGGTCTTCCATGTGAAGTCGGGCATAGAGGAAGTACGTCCCAGGCGGGAGTCACGGCTACTGATGACAGCACTCTCAACACTAATGCGCTGACCAAGGCCGCCGTGTCGTTCTTTCCGATCCAAGCGGTGAGAGGCGTTATCTCGAGGCGACCAGCACTCACTACTCACGTAGTGCCGTTGACCACCATGCTGGTTGTAGTTGACTCCTGAGTCATTTGGTGACTCAAATTGTCGCCTGAAACGGAAGAAAAGGGACATCTGACGCTGTACCTGCAATCTGACAATTTAAggacggggtgttacaaaaaggtactgccaaactttcatcttattacttctcttcaaatcacattaatcatggaatggaaccacacaggcacagaacgtagcagcgtgacttcaaacactttgt from Schistocerca gregaria isolate iqSchGreg1 chromosome 6, iqSchGreg1.2, whole genome shotgun sequence carries:
- the LOC126279044 gene encoding uncharacterized protein LOC126279044, giving the protein MMRQFESPNDSGVNYNQHGGQRHYVSSECWSPRDNASHRLDRKERHGGLGQRISVESAVISSRDSRLGRTSSMPDFTWKTDKSLPELKRFSSEHDALKTPLCYCTESYSGLSCFTNQDNYLTSDRHFALKRTISVSDLTKTDRELNILPSELDFSSFPRNPIEGTIALSRTQSNNSLTSNQSYFVPKISQSETELVNLMVTFINSF